A part of Streptomyces sp. DSM 40750 genomic DNA contains:
- a CDS encoding ATP synthase subunit C: MSALQTLAETQIMGNLGSIGYGLAAIGPGVGVGIIFGNGTQALARQPEAAGLIRANQILGFAFCEALALIGLVMPFVYPTS, from the coding sequence ATGTCCGCTCTCCAGACCCTCGCCGAGACTCAGATCATGGGCAACCTTGGCTCCATCGGTTACGGCCTGGCGGCCATCGGCCCGGGCGTCGGCGTCGGCATCATCTTCGGTAACGGCACCCAGGCCCTCGCCCGCCAGCCCGAGGCGGCCGGCCTGATCCGTGCCAACCAGATCCTCGGCTTCGCCTTCTGTGAGGCGCTCGCCCTGATCGGTCTGGTCATGCCGTTCGTCTACCCGACCTCCTGA